A single region of the Chloroflexota bacterium genome encodes:
- a CDS encoding family 1 glycosylhydrolase produces the protein MTTFTFPKNFLWGTATAAHQVEGNNINTESWVLEHLPETVYAEPSGDACDHYHRYPEDIALLASLGFNAYRFSLDWARIEPEEGEFSYAELEHYRRMLATCHENGIQPVVTFHHFTTPRWLMPYGGWVDEGTPDRFARYCEKAVNHLGDLIGVACTVNEPNIPVLLSKILPFKMQDTPFWQNAAQAFGVSPERLGLFQFAGTPEARNVILAAHKKALNVIKAGPGDFPVGLTMALVDVQAAEGGEEKAAEYQYEMNDIFLEQLEGDDFIGVQTYSRMLVGPDGIIHPGDDIEKNQMGEEYYPEALGGTIRHAAKVTGLPVIVTENGFSSEDDTRRLEYFQRALRSVTETLQEGIDVRGYFAWSAFDNFEWVAGYTPKFGIVAVDRATQKRTPKPSAYWLGKMAKENRYQY, from the coding sequence ATGACTACATTCACCTTCCCGAAAAACTTCTTATGGGGCACCGCAACCGCTGCCCACCAGGTCGAAGGCAACAACATCAACACCGAAAGCTGGGTGCTGGAACATTTACCTGAAACCGTCTATGCCGAACCATCAGGTGATGCCTGCGATCACTACCATCGTTACCCCGAAGATATAGCCCTGCTGGCTTCGCTGGGGTTCAATGCCTATCGCTTCTCGCTGGATTGGGCACGCATCGAACCCGAAGAAGGCGAATTCTCCTATGCTGAACTCGAACATTACCGCCGCATGTTGGCGACCTGCCACGAGAACGGCATTCAACCTGTCGTCACCTTTCACCACTTTACCACCCCTCGCTGGCTGATGCCCTACGGTGGTTGGGTAGACGAAGGCACGCCAGATCGTTTTGCCCGCTACTGCGAAAAAGCCGTCAATCATCTCGGCGATTTGATCGGCGTGGCTTGCACGGTCAACGAACCGAATATCCCCGTTTTGCTATCAAAGATACTGCCCTTCAAAATGCAGGATACGCCCTTCTGGCAAAATGCCGCTCAAGCCTTTGGCGTGTCCCCAGAACGGCTCGGTCTTTTCCAGTTTGCAGGCACGCCCGAAGCACGGAATGTGATCCTGGCTGCTCACAAAAAGGCGCTGAACGTCATCAAAGCGGGTCCTGGCGATTTTCCCGTTGGGCTGACAATGGCATTGGTCGATGTGCAGGCAGCCGAGGGCGGCGAAGAAAAAGCCGCCGAATATCAATATGAGATGAACGACATCTTCCTTGAGCAGCTCGAAGGCGATGATTTCATCGGTGTACAGACTTACTCCCGTATGCTCGTGGGTCCGGATGGCATCATCCACCCCGGCGATGATATTGAAAAGAACCAGATGGGCGAAGAATACTATCCCGAAGCGCTGGGTGGCACTATCCGCCACGCCGCCAAAGTGACGGGGCTACCAGTTATCGTGACCGAAAATGGTTTCTCCAGTGAAGACGATACCCGTCGTTTGGAGTATTTCCAGCGGGCACTGCGTTCTGTCACTGAGACCCTGCAAGAAGGCATCGACGTGCGTGGTTATTTTGCCTGGTCTGCTTTTGATAATTTTGAGTGGGTCGCAGGCTACACACCCAAATTCGGCATCGTTGCTGTAGATAGAGCAACGCAAAAACGCACGCCCAAACCGAGCGCCTATTGGTTGGGGAAGATGGCAAAAGAGAATCGCTATCAATATTGA